A portion of the Macaca mulatta isolate MMU2019108-1 chromosome 2, T2T-MMU8v2.0, whole genome shotgun sequence genome contains these proteins:
- the PHF7 gene encoding E3 ubiquitin-protein ligase PHF7 isoform X3, translating into MKTLKEKKERQRLRKSAKTRRVTQRKPSSGPVCWLCLQEPGDPEKLGEFLQKDNISVHYFCLILSSKLPQRGQSNRGFHGFLPEDIKKEAARASRKICFVCKKKGAAINCQKDQCIRNFHLPCGQEKGCLSQFFGEYKSFCDKHRPAQNIQHGNMGEESCILCCEDLSQQSVENIQSPCCSQAIYHRKCIQKYAHTSAKHFFKCPQCNNRKEFPQEMLRMGIHIPDRRWCLILCDTCGSHGTHRDCSSLRSNSKKWECEECSPAAATDYIPENSGDIPCCSSTFHPEEHFCRDNTLEENPGLSWTDWPEPSLLEKPESSRGRRSHSWRSKGVRITNSCKKSK; encoded by the exons ATGAAGactctaaaagaaaagaaggaacgCCAAAGATTGAG GAAATCTGCCAAGACTAGGAGGGTAACCCAGAGGAAACCGTCTTCAGGGCCTG TTTGCTGGCTATGCCTTCAAGAACCTGGGGATCCCGAAAAATTAGGGGAATTTCTTCAGAAAGACAATATCAGCGTGCATTATTTCTGTCTT ATCTTATCTAGTAAGCTGCCTCAGAGGGGCCAGTCCAACAGAGGTTTCCATGGATTCCTGCCTGAAGATATCAAAAAGGAGGCAGCTCGGGCTTCTAGGAAG ATCTGCTTTGTGTGCAAGAAAAAGGGAGCTGCTATCAACTGCCAGAAGGATCAGTGCATCAGAAACTTCCATCTGCCTTGTGGCCAAGAAAAGGGTTGCCTTTCACAATTTTTTGGAGAGTACAA ATCATTTTGTGACAAACATCGCCCAGCACAGAACATCCAACATGGGAATATGGGGGAGGAAAGTTGCATCTTGTGTTGTGAAGACCTATCCCAACAGAGTGTTGAGAACATCCAGAGCCCATGTTGTAGTCAAGCCATCTACCACCGCAAGTGCATACAG AAATATGCCCACACATCAGCAAAGCATTTCTTCAAATGTCCACAGTGTAACAATCGAAAAGAATTTCCTCAAGAAATGCTGAGAATGGGAATTCATATTCCAGACAG GAGGTGGTGCCTCATTCTGTGTGATACATGCGGATCCCACGGAACCCACAGGGACTGCTCCTCTCTTAGATCCAACAGTAAGAAATGGGAGTGTGAGGAGTGTTCACCTGCTGCAGCCACAG ACTACATACCTGAAAACTCAGGGGACATCCCTTGCTGCAGCAGCACCTTCCACCCTGAGGAGCATTTCTGCAGAGACAACACCCTGGAAGAGAATCCGGGCCTTTCTTGGACAGATTGGCCAGAACCTTCCTTATTAGAAAAGCCAGAGTCCTCTCGTGGCAGGAGGAGCCACTCCTGGAGGTCCAAGGGTGTCAGAATCACTAACAGCTGCAAAAAATCCAAGTAa
- the PHF7 gene encoding E3 ubiquitin-protein ligase PHF7 isoform X2 — protein sequence MKTLKEKKERQRLRKSAKTRRVTQRKPSSGPVCWLCLQEPGDPEKLGEFLQKDNISVHYFCLICFVCKKKGAAINCQKDQCIRNFHLPCGQEKGCLSQFFGEYKSFCDKHRPAQNIQHGNMGEESCILCCEDLSQQSVENIQSPCCSQAIYHRKCIQKYAHTSAKHFFKCPQCNNRKEFPQEMLRMGIHIPDRDAAWELEPGAFSDLYQRYQHCDAPICLYEQGRDSFEDEGRWCLILCDTCGSHGTHRDCSSLRSNSKKWECEECSPAAATDYIPENSGDIPCCSSTFHPEEHFCRDNTLEENPGLSWTDWPEPSLLEKPESSRGRRSHSWRSKGVRITNSCKKSK from the exons ATGAAGactctaaaagaaaagaaggaacgCCAAAGATTGAG GAAATCTGCCAAGACTAGGAGGGTAACCCAGAGGAAACCGTCTTCAGGGCCTG TTTGCTGGCTATGCCTTCAAGAACCTGGGGATCCCGAAAAATTAGGGGAATTTCTTCAGAAAGACAATATCAGCGTGCATTATTTCTGTCTT ATCTGCTTTGTGTGCAAGAAAAAGGGAGCTGCTATCAACTGCCAGAAGGATCAGTGCATCAGAAACTTCCATCTGCCTTGTGGCCAAGAAAAGGGTTGCCTTTCACAATTTTTTGGAGAGTACAA ATCATTTTGTGACAAACATCGCCCAGCACAGAACATCCAACATGGGAATATGGGGGAGGAAAGTTGCATCTTGTGTTGTGAAGACCTATCCCAACAGAGTGTTGAGAACATCCAGAGCCCATGTTGTAGTCAAGCCATCTACCACCGCAAGTGCATACAG AAATATGCCCACACATCAGCAAAGCATTTCTTCAAATGTCCACAGTGTAACAATCGAAAAGAATTTCCTCAAGAAATGCTGAGAATGGGAATTCATATTCCAGACAG AGATGCTGCCTGGGAACTCGAGCCAGGGGCTTTCTCAGACTTATATCAGCGCTATCAGCACTGTGATGCCCCCATCTGTCTGTATGAACAAGGCAGAGACAGCTTTGAGGATGAAGG GAGGTGGTGCCTCATTCTGTGTGATACATGCGGATCCCACGGAACCCACAGGGACTGCTCCTCTCTTAGATCCAACAGTAAGAAATGGGAGTGTGAGGAGTGTTCACCTGCTGCAGCCACAG ACTACATACCTGAAAACTCAGGGGACATCCCTTGCTGCAGCAGCACCTTCCACCCTGAGGAGCATTTCTGCAGAGACAACACCCTGGAAGAGAATCCGGGCCTTTCTTGGACAGATTGGCCAGAACCTTCCTTATTAGAAAAGCCAGAGTCCTCTCGTGGCAGGAGGAGCCACTCCTGGAGGTCCAAGGGTGTCAGAATCACTAACAGCTGCAAAAAATCCAAGTAa
- the PHF7 gene encoding E3 ubiquitin-protein ligase PHF7, producing the protein MKTLKEKKERQRLRKSAKTRRVTQRKPSSGPVCWLCLQEPGDPEKLGEFLQKDNISVHYFCLILSSKLPQRGQSNRGFHGFLPEDIKKEAARASRKICFVCKKKGAAINCQKDQCIRNFHLPCGQEKGCLSQFFGEYKSFCDKHRPAQNIQHGNMGEESCILCCEDLSQQSVENIQSPCCSQAIYHRKCIQKYAHTSAKHFFKCPQCNNRKEFPQEMLRMGIHIPDRDAAWELEPGAFSDLYQRYQHCDAPICLYEQGRDSFEDEGRWCLILCDTCGSHGTHRDCSSLRSNSKKWECEECSPAAATDYIPENSGDIPCCSSTFHPEEHFCRDNTLEENPGLSWTDWPEPSLLEKPESSRGRRSHSWRSKGVRITNSCKKSK; encoded by the exons ATGAAGactctaaaagaaaagaaggaacgCCAAAGATTGAG GAAATCTGCCAAGACTAGGAGGGTAACCCAGAGGAAACCGTCTTCAGGGCCTG TTTGCTGGCTATGCCTTCAAGAACCTGGGGATCCCGAAAAATTAGGGGAATTTCTTCAGAAAGACAATATCAGCGTGCATTATTTCTGTCTT ATCTTATCTAGTAAGCTGCCTCAGAGGGGCCAGTCCAACAGAGGTTTCCATGGATTCCTGCCTGAAGATATCAAAAAGGAGGCAGCTCGGGCTTCTAGGAAG ATCTGCTTTGTGTGCAAGAAAAAGGGAGCTGCTATCAACTGCCAGAAGGATCAGTGCATCAGAAACTTCCATCTGCCTTGTGGCCAAGAAAAGGGTTGCCTTTCACAATTTTTTGGAGAGTACAA ATCATTTTGTGACAAACATCGCCCAGCACAGAACATCCAACATGGGAATATGGGGGAGGAAAGTTGCATCTTGTGTTGTGAAGACCTATCCCAACAGAGTGTTGAGAACATCCAGAGCCCATGTTGTAGTCAAGCCATCTACCACCGCAAGTGCATACAG AAATATGCCCACACATCAGCAAAGCATTTCTTCAAATGTCCACAGTGTAACAATCGAAAAGAATTTCCTCAAGAAATGCTGAGAATGGGAATTCATATTCCAGACAG AGATGCTGCCTGGGAACTCGAGCCAGGGGCTTTCTCAGACTTATATCAGCGCTATCAGCACTGTGATGCCCCCATCTGTCTGTATGAACAAGGCAGAGACAGCTTTGAGGATGAAGG GAGGTGGTGCCTCATTCTGTGTGATACATGCGGATCCCACGGAACCCACAGGGACTGCTCCTCTCTTAGATCCAACAGTAAGAAATGGGAGTGTGAGGAGTGTTCACCTGCTGCAGCCACAG ACTACATACCTGAAAACTCAGGGGACATCCCTTGCTGCAGCAGCACCTTCCACCCTGAGGAGCATTTCTGCAGAGACAACACCCTGGAAGAGAATCCGGGCCTTTCTTGGACAGATTGGCCAGAACCTTCCTTATTAGAAAAGCCAGAGTCCTCTCGTGGCAGGAGGAGCCACTCCTGGAGGTCCAAGGGTGTCAGAATCACTAACAGCTGCAAAAAATCCAAGTAa